AAGAAAATGGACCCGTTCAGGTCGTCGGCCGGCATTGAACTACCAGCCAGAGACCGCCAGTCGCCGATGAGCTGCTTCGACCAGACCGATCAGGACCCGATTCAGCCGGGAGGACTCGCGGGAGTTAGAGGGGGGCCACTGGGTCTTCCGACCGGATCTCTGTGCGTCAAGTACGGCGAGAGCGCCAACATGACCTCGGCGGTGGAGAGCAGCGGCGGGGAGCAGAGCCCCGACGACGACAGTGACGGCAGGTGTGACATGGTCCTTCTGGCCGACGGACGGACGGTGGCCGCggggaaagaaggaggaggtaagaaaaacaaagagcagaaggTACTGAGGCTAAACATCAACGCCAGAGAGAGACGGCGGATGCACGACCTGAACGACGCGCTGGACGAGCTCCGGGGGGTCATCCCCTACGCGCACAGCCCGTCGGTGCGGAAACTCTCCAAAATCGCCACTTTGCTGCTCGCCAAAAACTACATCCTCATGCAGGCGCAGGcgctggaggagatgaggaggctAGTGGCGTATCTGAACCAGGGCCAGGCCATCTCCGCCGCCTCGATACCGGCCACCACTGCGCTCGCTGCTCCCGGCTTGGGCGCGTACGAGCAGCCGCCCGGATAccccttcccccttcccacCGGGGTGGCTGCGCCCGCCTGCCCTGACAAATGTGCCCTTTTCAAC
This window of the Scophthalmus maximus strain ysfricsl-2021 chromosome 21, ASM2237912v1, whole genome shotgun sequence genome carries:
- the bhlhe22 gene encoding class E basic helix-loop-helix protein 22 — protein: MDRRMNLSGGAGDIFHKTLSAVSTKKMDPFRSSAGIELPARDRQSPMSCFDQTDQDPIQPGGLAGVRGGPLGLPTGSLCVKYGESANMTSAVESSGGEQSPDDDSDGRCDMVLLADGRTVAAGKEGGGKKNKEQKVLRLNINARERRRMHDLNDALDELRGVIPYAHSPSVRKLSKIATLLLAKNYILMQAQALEEMRRLVAYLNQGQAISAASIPATTALAAPGLGAYEQPPGYPFPLPTGVAAPACPDKCALFNNATSSLCKQCTDKP